Proteins encoded by one window of Shewanella avicenniae:
- a CDS encoding site-specific integrase: MKISIEKRTLRADGTRSLRLVYDYGYTTNTQGGRQNKRKRSYETLDLYVHDKPKTPTQRQHNKEHMLLAETIKSKRLVEWQSQKHGFEDRTKRSASFIDYFQRQVDIKEQTTSSSNHSIWLSARKHLLFYCGKHDLSFDELDKDWLDGFKYYLTNEAKTKSDEPLSRNTQSSYFNKIRAAINEAHREGIIRDNPLAQVTSIKAKTTKRVYLTLDEVNALAHTECRYPVLKRAFLFSCATGMRWCDIHRLTWSEIETFNNHKRIIFDQVKLSHGDAKSLQYLDLPKFAESLLGPVKAAHERVFKGLKYSSYMNVELLRWSLAAGISKHVTFHSGRHTFAVIQLSRGIDIYAVSKLLGHSELKTTEIYADIIEQRRMEAMLTFPDIFASSGKDSAA, from the coding sequence ATGAAAATTTCCATTGAAAAACGAACACTTAGAGCTGACGGCACACGCTCACTACGCTTAGTTTATGACTATGGCTACACCACAAATACGCAAGGTGGACGCCAAAATAAACGTAAGCGCAGCTACGAAACCTTAGACCTGTACGTTCACGACAAACCTAAAACACCCACCCAGCGCCAACACAACAAAGAACATATGCTTCTCGCCGAAACCATTAAGAGTAAACGGCTGGTTGAGTGGCAATCCCAAAAGCATGGTTTTGAGGATCGAACCAAGCGTTCAGCTAGCTTCATAGATTACTTTCAACGGCAAGTTGATATCAAAGAACAAACCACCTCATCCTCCAACCACTCGATCTGGCTGTCAGCTCGTAAACACCTGCTGTTCTACTGCGGGAAACATGATCTTAGCTTTGATGAGCTGGATAAAGACTGGTTAGACGGGTTTAAGTATTATCTGACCAATGAGGCGAAGACCAAAAGTGATGAGCCTTTATCTCGCAACACACAAAGCTCCTACTTCAATAAAATTCGAGCGGCAATCAACGAAGCACATCGAGAAGGTATTATTCGCGATAACCCGCTTGCACAAGTGACCAGTATCAAAGCGAAAACGACAAAGCGGGTTTATTTAACACTGGATGAAGTCAACGCGTTAGCTCACACAGAATGTCGCTACCCAGTCCTTAAACGTGCGTTTTTGTTCTCATGCGCGACGGGTATGCGTTGGTGCGACATCCACCGACTTACCTGGTCAGAAATAGAGACATTCAATAATCACAAACGAATTATCTTCGACCAGGTCAAACTCTCTCACGGCGATGCTAAGAGCCTTCAATACCTTGACCTACCAAAGTTCGCAGAATCGCTTTTAGGTCCAGTAAAAGCGGCACACGAGCGCGTATTCAAGGGATTGAAATACTCTTCTTATATGAATGTAGAACTGCTTAGATGGAGCCTAGCTGCTGGAATCAGTAAACACGTTACATTTCATAGTGGTCGTCATACCTTTGCTGTAATTCAGCTTAGCCGAGGAATCGATATATACGCAGTATCGAAACTGCTCGGCCACAGCGAACTCAAAACAACCGAGATCTACGCTGACATCATAGAACAACGTAGGATGGAAGCCATGCTCACATTCCCCGATATTTTTGCTTCTTCTGGAAAGGATTCAGCGGCCTAA
- a CDS encoding helix-turn-helix domain-containing protein, with the protein MTTNEQVLLQSILAKIDRVERAVLEQRLQQQKVELLGKDILTVDECAVLLGLSTNQLYKLTSSAEIPFFKIGKHLRFERQAIMKWVEEQRVSSHYEIEKRAANYVATTSRK; encoded by the coding sequence ATGACAACCAACGAGCAAGTTCTTCTTCAATCCATTCTCGCCAAAATAGATCGTGTTGAGCGCGCTGTTCTGGAGCAGCGTTTGCAGCAACAAAAGGTGGAGTTGCTTGGAAAGGATATTCTAACTGTTGATGAATGTGCTGTCTTACTCGGTTTGTCTACAAACCAGCTTTATAAGCTGACCAGCTCTGCGGAAATACCATTTTTCAAAATTGGCAAACACCTCCGATTTGAGCGTCAAGCCATAATGAAATGGGTTGAGGAGCAGCGTGTTTCATCTCATTATGAGATCGAAAAAAGGGCAGCAAACTATGTCGCTACCACTTCTCGTAAGTAA